AGCGGGCAGTGAAGGACGAGGAAGCCGGCAAAAATGAGCGATGACTCGACGTCTTCGCGCTTGAGGTTGCGGAGCGCGTCTGGAGTCAGGTTCGGCAGGTGCTTGTACCCAAGCGCAATCACACGACTACCACGGCGCGTGTATTGGCGGTACATTGCGTCGTAGTTGGGCGGCAAAGAAGTAAACATGGGTTTCAGCGTTTCGGGTGCGCCTTTGACGCTTCCAAACATGAATTTCTTCGAGCTGCCCAGCTTCACTTCGCTCACCGCCGACATGCGTTTCAGCGCAGAGGAAAAGTGGAAACGGAGGCGGATATggacggcgctgctcgaaggaagcggcgcatgttCGCCCGGAACCACCTTGTCGCCTTTCTCTACCGTCCAGCCAATCGCTTCgaccgcgcggcgctccatggGATCACCGACGATGTCCGCGTCGACAATGACGAGGGCGTGGGCGGAAGCAATGGCAAGGACTGTGTTGGGCGAGGCGTGCGACGCAACTTCGAGCGTGTCGGGAATGGCGGCGTCGGGGTTTTTGAGCTCGCCGCCGACCACGCCTTGGACCTGGAGATCCTCCCCGGTAATGGTGCCTGTCTTGTCAAAGCAGCACACGTCAACGCGCCCTGCAAACGGAATGCGGAACGGCTCGGTGCAGAAGATGGCGTGTTTTCCAAGCGCAACAAGCGATGCGTTCACCGCCATGGACAGCTCCATGGGCAGCTCGGGCGGGACGACAGAGGTGATGATCAGGACACAGTCAAGGAGGAGCTTGCCTTTGGGACGCTCCATCTTTACCCCATTCACCCACACATACGCACTCGCCGCGACGGCAAACACGAGCAGAAAAGCGATAAAAACGAAACTCTCCCAGTTGTTGGCGGTGACACGGTTTTCATTGGTAAAAACCATAAGACGGATAAGGCGGCCTTGGGTAGTGCCAAAGCCAGTGCGGAGCACCACGGCAAGCGCACCGTGGTCCGGCGGAGAAGCGACGCCTTGGATGCCATCGCCCGCGGAGacttgcagcgctttgGTGCCGCCAAATAGGCAGTGCAGCCGATCGGCGCTCTTGTCATCCAGCGTGTCGTTGGCATCGCGCTGTGCCACGCATTCTTTCAAGAGGGGCGTGCTCTCACCCGAGAGCATCGCTTCGTTCACAATCGCGCTGCCAGACAAGAGGAGGACGTCGCATGGGAGGGCAGAGTCCTGCTTGGTGCGTGTGACACTCATCAGGTCGCCCGGCAGCAGATTCGACGTGTTCGTCTCCTGCCACGTTCCGTCGCGATACACCTGCACAGTGTACGGCTGGATAGACATGGTGCGAAATTCGttgagcgtgcgctggcgctggaaCACAACCGTGCACTCAAACGCAACCAGAGCAAAGAGAGAAAAAAGGGAGGAGTACCAATACTCGTCGAGCATCCACAGGCCTACGCAGAATATCTGAAAGACGAAAaacggcgcgacggcatgctcggcaaacAGATCGAaaaagcgcggcacggGAATCTCGAGCACATTGTCGCCGTACATCTTGCGTGCGGCAACCACACCCTCTCTACTGAGCCCTTTGCTGCTCATAAAGTGGCCCATGGGCGGCTGGACGTCGGCTGGGTACAAGAGGCGGCGGAAGGTAGGAACGCGAATGTCTGGGGACGCAGTGATGGCCGTGACGGGCGCTTTGGAGTCGGGGTACGCGAGAACGTACTTGTCCGCCTGGTACACAAATGAGTACTCGGGCTGCTCGCCTTCGCGCCTCACACACTCCAGCGCCACGATCTCGCCGTCGCCTTTGTGTGGGTGCGGAAGGACACGCACGATATCGGCCAACTCAATACTCTGCACGTTCGACGCTGTGATCCGCGTGCGTGCATGGatgctccagcgcgtgaCAAGAAAAGTGAGCGCATTGATACTcacgagcgcgacgctaAACACGAAAGACCACTCCTCGGAGCGAATCCATTCGTCGTACTTGAAATAGTACGCATACGCAAGCAATGGGTACAAAAAGAGAAACGGCAGGACATAGAGATGCAGAATGTGAGGGACACGCTTGTGCAGTGTCACACTCACGACCTCATCCGACTGCACAGCAACATTCCTGCGGTCAGCAACCACACCCGCACCTACATCGTTGCACAAGGTACGTGGCGTCGCGCCCGTTTAGTCATAGCCTTGGTTTGCTTCCTCCACGCGGTCCGCCTTGCTACCATGAGTGCCGggtgcggtgcgcagcaggcacagcaggcacagcaggcacagcgctCCGCCGGGCAGCAAAGCACCGATACCAAGCACTATCCGTTCTGGCTTGGCGGTGTTGCAGCGAGTATTGCGGTGTGCTTTACGCACCCGCTTGATTTAGTGAagctgcgcatgcaaaaTTCGCCGCAAAAGACGACGGtatttgcgctgctgcgcgatacGCTACAAAAAGAAGGGGTGCGGGGACTGTATATCGGCCTCTCGGCAAGTATATGCCGACAAATGACGTATAGTCTGACAAGGTACGTATCTCGGCCGCTTATATCAGATTTGCCGCGTACGAAGAGATCAAAGGGTACATGCTCCGCCAGGGCACCTACGGCCCCGTCACGATATGGCAGACGATTGGTGCTGCAGGGCTCGCTGGCGTAGCCGGCGGCATTGCAGGGAATCCTGCCGACGTCGTGCTTGTCCGCATGACCAGCGATATGTACCGCCCACCAGATCAGCAGTTTCGCTACACAGGCGCACTCGACGGTGTCGTGCGGATTGTCCGCGAAGAGAGTGTAAAGACTCTGTTTCGTGGCATCACACCGAACGTCGCGCGAGCAATGCTTATGAACTCGTCGCAGCTCGCATCGTACGACTTTTTCAAGGAACTGCTCAAAAGCTCGGGTTGGTTCGTGCAGGGGGGGCTGCCACACTATTTGTGCTCTTCACTCCTCGCCGGTACGGTCGCCACGACCATTTGTTCGCCAGCAGACGTGATCCGTGCGCGAATGATGAACGCGCGCAGAAATTCCAACTGGCTGCATAATCTTGGCATGTCTGTGCGCCAGGAAGGATCTTTGTTCCTCTTCCGCGGCTGGCTGCCTTCCTGGATGCGTCTCGCGCCACAGACGGTGATCTTACTGACAGTCCTGGAAGagttgcgcgcggctgTAGATTATGTACGCAAATGAGCGTTGTGCTATTTCAATTCGTCTTTTGCGTTTg
This region of Malassezia vespertilionis chromosome 9, complete sequence genomic DNA includes:
- a CDS encoding uncharacterized protein (COG:C; TransMembrane:1 (o32-52i); EggNog:ENOG503NUAB), giving the protein MSAGCGAQQAQQAQQAQRSAGQQSTDTKHYPFWLGGVAASIAVCFTHPLDLVKLRMQNSPQKTTVFALLRDTLQKEGVRGLYIGLSASICRQMTYSLTRFAAYEEIKGYMLRQGTYGPVTIWQTIGAAGLAGVAGGIAGNPADVVLVRMTSDMYRPPDQQFRYTGALDGVVRIVREESVKTLFRGITPNVARAMLMNSSQLASYDFFKELLKSSGWFVQGGLPHYLCSSLLAGTVATTICSPADVIRARMMNARRNSNWLHNLGMSVRQEGSLFLFRGWLPSWMRLAPQTVILLTVLEELRAAVDYVRK
- the SPF1 gene encoding putative cation-transporting ATPase 1 (COG:P; EggNog:ENOG503NV0M; TransMembrane:10 (i35-55o67-86i221-241o247-266i430-449o1010-1030i1075-1098o1118-1141i1153-1169o1189-1211i)), translating into MTKRARRHVPCATMNVAVQSDEVVSVTLHKRVPHILHLYVLPFLFLYPLLAYAYYFKYDEWIRSEEWSFVFSVALVSINALTFLVTRWSIHARTRITASNVQSIELADIVRVLPHPHKGDGEIVALECVRREGEQPEYSFVYQADKYVLAYPDSKAPVTAITASPDIRVPTFRRLLYPADVQPPMGHFMSSKGLSREGVVAARKMYGDNVLEIPVPRFFDLFAEHAVAPFFVFQIFCVGLWMLDEYWYSSLFSLFALVAFECTVVFQRQRTLNEFRTMSIQPYTVQVYRDGTWQETNTSNLLPGDLMSVTRTKQDSALPCDVLLLSGSAIVNEAMLSGESTPLLKECVAQRDANDTLDDKSADRLHCLFGGTKALQVSAGDGIQGVASPPDHGALAVVLRTGFGTTQGRLIRLMVFTNENRVTANNWESFVFIAFLLVFAVAASAYVWVNGVKMERPKGKLLLDCVLIITSVVPPELPMELSMAVNASLVALGKHAIFCTEPFRIPFAGRVDVCCFDKTGTITGEDLQVQGVVGGELKNPDAAIPDTLEVASHASPNTVLAIASAHALVIVDADIVGDPMERRAVEAIGWTVEKGDKVVPGEHAPLPSSSAVHIRLRFHFSSALKRMSAVSEVKLGSSKKFMFGSVKGAPETLKPMFTSLPPNYDAMYRQYTRRGSRVIALGYKHLPNLTPDALRNLKREDVESSLIFAGFLVLHCPLKPDAVDSLRQLNDSAHRCVMITGDNALTAVHVAEEVDIVVRDAVILDKREGGDKHDLVWRRTDDEIIRDQVLDAPLHRHLFDEFDVCITGPALRLYEDKPEALAELIQNASVYARVSPSQKELILSVLKRHNYITLMAGDGTNDVGALKMANIGIALLDGTVEDLKKIAMHQNNERQKKLYEAQLGLSARFGQPPPPVPAALKGAYPQLEEARAKALQEMTARRATNPMARFDLSTITSSMSSLEEEEDGPPQIRLGDASVAAPFTSKLSSVGSICAIIRQGRCTLVATIQMYKILALNCLIQAYALSVLYLDGIKMGDKQMTVSGVLVSACFYCISRGRPIDRLAPERPVSNIINVYVFGSILTQTALHIATMLFIQRLTLRYEAPGDIDLEATFTPTLLNTGVFLLSLSQTMSTFTVNYIGRPWRESISENKVLYYGLLGTCAIAYLGVLEVVPELNEWLALSKLPFEYQLYLVGTMLLDIGGSYIAELFWKQFADVEPKHMVRVGQQHRAAKLRRLGGVPADKKEA